One segment of Candidatus Rokuibacteriota bacterium DNA contains the following:
- the ureB gene encoding urease subunit beta: MIPGEYILAEEPIRANEGRQTVELIVANTGDRPIQVGSHFHFFEANKALRFERALAFGMRPNIPAGTAVRFEPGDAKRVTLVELAGRREVYGLNALTEGPTTEPAKVSAVQRARQQAFGGAES; the protein is encoded by the coding sequence ATGATTCCTGGCGAGTACATCCTGGCCGAGGAACCGATCAGGGCCAACGAGGGGCGGCAGACGGTCGAGCTGATTGTGGCCAACACCGGCGACCGGCCCATCCAGGTGGGCTCCCACTTCCACTTCTTCGAGGCGAACAAGGCGCTTCGGTTCGAGCGGGCTCTCGCGTTCGGCATGCGCCCGAACATCCCCGCCGGTACCGCGGTGCGCTTCGAGCCCGGCGACGCGAAGCGCGTGACCCTGGTGGAGCTGGCAGGCCGGCGCGAGGTCTACGGGCTCAACGCGCTGACTGAAGGCCCCACGACTGAGCCCGCTAAAGTCTCGGCCGTGCAGCGCGCCCGGCAACAGGCCTTCGGAGGCGCCGAGTCGTGA
- the ureC gene encoding urease subunit alpha, translating to MSLRISRRQHADLYGPTTGDRVRLADTDLLIEVERDLSVYGDEVKFGGGKVIRDGMGQSARATSAEGVLDLVITNALIVDHWGVVKADIGIKHGRIVGIGKAGNPDVMAGVSPGMVIGAGTEVIAGEGKIVTAGGIDSHIHFICPQLCAEALSAGVTTLLGGGTGPATGTNATTCTPGAWNLHRMLEAADGLPLNLGFLGKGNASRPDPLREQIEAGAIGLKLHEDWGSTPAAVDCALTVAGEYDVQVAIHTDTLNEAGFVEDSIRAFKGRTIHTYHTEGAGGGHAPDIIRVCGEPNCLPSSTNPTMPFTVNTMDEHLDMLMVCHHLNPKIPEDLAFAESRIRAETIAAEDVLHDLGAISMLSSDSQAMGRIGEVIMRTWQTADKMKRQRGPLDGDGRNDNRRVKRYVAKYTINPAVTHGIAHEVGSVEVGKLADLVLWKPAFFGVKPDLIVKGGFIAWAAMGDPNASIPTPQPLLYRPMFGAYGRAPHTTALTFVSKAALDGGVPARLGLQKRVVAVRGCRGLTKRSMIHNDACPQIEVDPETYEVRADGQLLTCEPAQVLPMAQRYFLF from the coding sequence GTGAGCCTCAGGATTTCGCGACGGCAGCACGCGGACCTCTACGGCCCCACCACGGGCGATCGGGTTCGACTGGCCGACACCGATCTCCTCATCGAGGTGGAGCGGGACCTGAGCGTGTACGGCGACGAGGTGAAGTTCGGCGGCGGCAAGGTGATCCGTGACGGGATGGGCCAGTCGGCGCGCGCGACCTCGGCCGAGGGCGTCCTGGATCTCGTGATCACGAACGCCCTGATCGTGGATCACTGGGGGGTCGTCAAGGCGGACATCGGGATCAAGCACGGCCGCATCGTGGGGATCGGCAAGGCCGGCAACCCGGACGTCATGGCAGGGGTGAGCCCGGGCATGGTCATCGGGGCCGGCACCGAGGTGATCGCGGGCGAGGGCAAGATCGTGACCGCGGGGGGCATCGACAGCCACATCCACTTCATCTGTCCGCAACTCTGCGCGGAAGCCCTCTCCGCCGGCGTCACGACCCTTCTGGGAGGTGGGACGGGTCCCGCCACGGGCACCAACGCCACGACGTGCACCCCGGGGGCCTGGAACCTCCACCGGATGCTCGAGGCGGCTGACGGGCTGCCGCTCAACCTCGGGTTTCTCGGCAAGGGCAATGCCTCGCGCCCCGATCCGCTCCGGGAACAGATCGAGGCGGGGGCCATCGGCCTGAAGCTCCACGAGGACTGGGGCAGCACGCCGGCGGCCGTCGACTGCGCCCTGACCGTCGCGGGGGAGTACGACGTCCAGGTGGCAATCCATACGGACACGCTGAACGAGGCGGGGTTTGTGGAGGATTCGATCCGCGCCTTCAAAGGGCGGACGATCCATACGTACCACACGGAGGGGGCGGGCGGCGGCCACGCCCCCGACATCATCCGCGTCTGCGGCGAGCCCAACTGCCTGCCGTCCTCGACGAACCCGACCATGCCGTTCACCGTGAACACGATGGACGAGCACCTCGACATGCTCATGGTCTGCCACCACCTGAACCCGAAGATCCCCGAAGACCTGGCGTTCGCCGAGTCGCGGATCCGCGCCGAGACCATCGCCGCGGAGGATGTCCTCCACGACCTGGGCGCGATCAGCATGCTCTCCTCCGACTCGCAGGCGATGGGGCGGATCGGCGAGGTGATCATGCGGACCTGGCAGACCGCCGACAAGATGAAGCGGCAACGGGGTCCGCTCGACGGCGATGGCCGGAACGACAACCGCCGCGTGAAGCGCTACGTCGCCAAGTACACGATCAACCCTGCCGTCACCCACGGGATCGCTCACGAGGTCGGCTCGGTGGAGGTGGGCAAGCTCGCGGATCTGGTGCTCTGGAAGCCGGCGTTCTTCGGGGTCAAGCCCGATCTGATCGTCAAGGGAGGATTCATCGCGTGGGCCGCCATGGGGGACCCGAATGCCTCCATCCCGACCCCCCAGCCGCTCCTCTATCGCCCCATGTTCGGCGCATACGGGCGCGCGCCACACACGACCGCGCTGACCTTCGTTTCCAAGGCGGCGCTGGACGGCGGCGTGCCGGCGCGCCTCGGCCTCCAGAAGCGCGTGGTCGCGGTGCGCGGGTGCCGCGGCCTCACCAAACGCTCGATGATTCACAACGA